ACCATGCCCATCTCCGTCACAATGCCGCGTCTGTCCGACACCATGCAGGAAGGGACTGTCGTCAAGTGGCACGTCAAGCCGGGCGATGCTGTAGAGTCCGGCCAGGTCATAGCGGACATCGAGACCGACAAGGCGACCATGGAACTGGAAACCTTCGACGCGGGCACGATCGCTGATCTGCCAGCTCAGGAGGGGCGCACCGTCCCCGTCGGATCGGTTATCTGTGTGATCGCTGAAGAGGGTGAGTCTGTCGATGCCGCCAAAGCTGCCGGGTCAAAGAGCGCGTCACAGACCGCGACCAAAGCTGCCGGCTCTGATGCAATCTCGTCTGCATCCGCGAGCGCGACGGCTGTTGCAGAACCGCCCGCACACACAACCTCGACTCCCTCGCACGCAACTTCCAATGGTTCTGCACACGGCACATCGAACGGCTCAGCGCACACCAACCGCATCTTCGCGTCGCCACTTGCGAAGAAGATCGCAGCGGAATCGAACATCGATCTCGGCTCATTGACAGGATCAGGTCCGAGCGGTCGCATCGTTCGGTCCGATGTTGAGCGCGCGGCCCAATCGGGTGCAACCGGCGCATCGCAGCAATCATTTATGCCGATGCAATCGCCTGGTACACTCGAATCGAAACTTGTCCAGCTCTCGAACATGCGCACGACGATCGCGCGCAGACTTGTCGAGTCCAAGACAACCATCCCCCACTACCAGGTCACCGTTTCTGCGCGTCTGGACGCGCTCATGGAACTTCGCTCGCAGCTCAACGAGC
Above is a genomic segment from Phycisphaeraceae bacterium containing:
- a CDS encoding 2-oxo acid dehydrogenase subunit E2 translates to MPISVTMPRLSDTMQEGTVVKWHVKPGDAVESGQVIADIETDKATMELETFDAGTIADLPAQEGRTVPVGSVICVIAEEGESVDAAKAAGSKSASQTATKAAGSDAISSASASATAVAEPPAHTTSTPSHATSNGSAHGTSNGSAHTNRIFASPLAKKIAAESNIDLGSLTGSGPSGRIVRSDVERAAQSGATGASQQSFMPMQSPGTLESKLVQLSNMRTTIARRLVESKTTIPHYQVTVSARLDALMELRSQLNEQLSGQGVKLSVNDFLVRACALAMHQHPFVNSSWVDNAGSGSPGIQIHGNVNIGVAVALPEERGGGLVVATIRNSDSIGLRQISAETKRLANKAREKGLSVEEMSDSTFTISNLGMFGVDHFTAIINPPNAAILAVGQAIEKPFIERDENGEPELVIGHEMSMTMSSDHRIIDGAMAAAYLSAVKDLLERPATLLV